A stretch of Helicobacter pylori oki112 DNA encodes these proteins:
- a CDS encoding DNA polymerase III subunit delta', producing MKNSNRLIYTDNLEESLEEAASLFEHHIKFYTEIIEKDKKVIKTFNKDFKIEHAKEVLSKANLKHSELNAFLIAAPSYGVEAQNALLKILEEPPNNVCFIMFAKSPNHVLATIKSRLIKEDKRQKIPIKPLDLDLSRLDLKDIYAFLKNLDKENFDSRENQREKIESLLESIHRHQIYLSEQELQAFDLAIKANSSYYKLSYNLLPLLLSLLSKKKTP from the coding sequence GTGAAAAACTCCAACCGTCTCATTTATACGGACAATCTTGAAGAGAGCCTAGAAGAGGCTGCAAGCCTTTTTGAACACCACATTAAATTCTACACCGAGATTATTGAAAAAGACAAAAAGGTGATCAAAACTTTTAACAAGGATTTTAAAATAGAGCATGCCAAAGAAGTCCTATCCAAAGCCAATCTCAAACACAGCGAATTAAACGCCTTTTTAATCGCCGCGCCCAGCTATGGCGTAGAAGCCCAAAACGCGCTTTTAAAAATCTTAGAAGAACCCCCTAATAATGTTTGTTTTATCATGTTCGCTAAAAGCCCAAACCATGTTTTAGCCACCATTAAATCCCGCCTGATCAAAGAAGACAAACGCCAAAAAATCCCCATAAAACCTTTAGATTTGGATTTATCAAGGCTGGATTTGAAAGATATTTACGCATTTTTAAAAAATTTAGACAAAGAAAATTTTGATTCTAGAGAAAATCAGAGGGAAAAAATTGAAAGCCTGTTAGAGAGTATTCACAGACACCAAATCTATTTGAGCGAGCAAGAATTGCAAGCCTTTGATTTAGCGATCAAGGCTAACAGCTCTTATTACAAGCTCAGCTATAATCTTTTACCCCTGCTTTTAAGCCTTTTATCCAAAAAGAAAACGCCATGA
- a CDS encoding ABC transporter ATP-binding protein, with product MLVEIENLTKTYGSLKALDNINLKLPKQQFIGLLGPNGAGKTTLLKILAGLNLNYQGEVKILNQKIGIETKKSVAFLSDGDFLDPKLTPLKAIAFYKDFFSDFDSSKALDLLKRFSVPLKREFKALSKGMREKLQLILTLSRNASLYLFDEPVAGIDPIAREEIFELIAKEFSQNASLLVSTHLVVDVEKYLDSAIFLKEAKVVAFGGVGELKKGYSSLEAAYKERLK from the coding sequence ATGCTAGTAGAAATAGAGAATTTGACTAAAACCTATGGGAGTTTAAAAGCGTTAGACAATATCAATTTGAAACTGCCCAAACAGCAATTTATAGGGCTTTTAGGCCCTAATGGGGCGGGTAAAACCACTCTGTTAAAGATTTTAGCCGGATTGAATTTGAACTATCAAGGGGAAGTAAAAATTTTAAATCAAAAGATCGGCATAGAGACTAAAAAAAGCGTGGCGTTTTTAAGCGATGGCGATTTTTTAGATCCTAAATTAACGCCTTTAAAAGCGATCGCTTTTTACAAGGATTTTTTCAGCGATTTTGATTCATCAAAAGCCCTAGATTTACTCAAACGCTTCAGCGTGCCTTTAAAAAGAGAGTTTAAAGCCCTTTCAAAAGGCATGAGGGAAAAATTACAGCTGATTTTAACCCTATCACGAAACGCTTCTTTATATCTTTTTGATGAGCCGGTGGCTGGGATTGACCCTATTGCAAGAGAAGAGATTTTTGAGTTAATCGCTAAGGAGTTTAGCCAAAACGCAAGTTTGCTAGTCTCTACGCATTTGGTGGTGGATGTGGAAAAGTATTTAGACAGCGCGATTTTTTTAAAAGAAGCTAAAGTGGTGGCTTTTGGGGGTGTGGGAGAATTGAAAAAAGGGTATAGCAGTTTGGAAGCGGCGTATAAAGAAAGGTTGAAATAA
- a CDS encoding HobA family DNA replication regulator — translation MKNFYDWIKEFVRDQGEFIAQQSGWLELERSSYAKLIAQTISHVLNGGSLLVSADSSRRWFLNYILSNLNPKDLKERPLLSVIDFNASSFYPKNDANLSLATIEMTYQNPMFWHVGEIENEGLKTLLLSKIPSFLWLFEELKEDCLLLKEHDRLLDYKLLQLFKLFENALFSVLYNKVTL, via the coding sequence ATGAAAAATTTCTACGACTGGATCAAAGAATTTGTGCGCGATCAAGGGGAATTTATCGCCCAACAAAGCGGGTGGTTGGAATTAGAGCGATCAAGTTATGCAAAACTCATCGCGCAAACCATCTCGCATGTGCTTAATGGCGGATCGCTGTTGGTGAGCGCGGATTCTTCTAGGCGCTGGTTTTTAAACTACATTCTTTCTAATCTCAACCCTAAAGATTTAAAAGAGCGCCCCTTATTGTCAGTCATTGATTTTAACGCTTCTTCTTTCTATCCTAAAAACGATGCGAATCTCTCTCTAGCCACCATAGAGATGACTTATCAAAACCCCATGTTTTGGCATGTTGGGGAAATTGAAAATGAAGGCTTAAAAACCTTACTATTGAGTAAAATCCCTAGTTTTTTATGGCTTTTTGAAGAGCTTAAAGAAGATTGCTTGCTTTTAAAAGAGCATGACAGATTGCTGGACTATAAATTATTGCAACTCTTCAAACTCTTTGAAAACGCGCTTTTTAGCGTGCTATACAATAAGGTTACTTTGTGA
- a CDS encoding di-trans,poly-cis-decaprenylcistransferase — protein sequence MDNTLKHLAIIMDGNGRWAKLKNKARAYGHKKGVKTLKDITIWCANHKLECLTLYAFSTENWKRPKSEVDFLMKMLKKYLKDERSTYLDNNIRFRAIGDLEGFSQELRDTILQLENDTRHFKDFTQVLALNYGSKNELSRAFKSLLESPPSHINPLESLENEISNRLDTRDLPEVDLLLRTGGEMRLSNFLLWQSSYAELFFTPILWPDFTPKDLENIISDFYKRVRKFGELKC from the coding sequence TTGGATAACACTCTCAAACACCTTGCCATTATTATGGATGGTAATGGCAGGTGGGCTAAATTAAAGAATAAAGCTAGGGCTTATGGGCATAAAAAGGGCGTAAAAACCCTTAAAGACATCACGATCTGGTGCGCTAACCATAAGCTAGAATGCTTGACTTTATACGCTTTTTCTACGGAAAATTGGAAACGCCCTAAAAGTGAAGTGGATTTTTTGATGAAAATGCTTAAAAAATACCTTAAAGATGAGCGATCCACTTATTTGGATAATAACATACGCTTCAGGGCGATAGGGGATTTAGAGGGCTTTTCTCAAGAATTGAGAGACACGATCTTGCAGCTTGAAAACGATACCAGGCATTTTAAGGATTTTACGCAAGTTTTAGCTCTCAATTACGGATCTAAAAACGAACTTTCAAGGGCGTTTAAAAGCTTGCTAGAAAGCCCGCCTAGCCATATAAACCCTTTAGAAAGCTTAGAAAATGAAATTTCTAATCGTTTAGACACGCGCGATTTGCCGGAAGTGGATTTGTTGTTACGAACAGGGGGGGAAATGCGCTTGTCTAATTTTTTATTGTGGCAGTCCAGCTATGCGGAATTGTTTTTCACGCCGATTTTATGGCCTGATTTCACCCCTAAAGATTTAGAAAATATCATTAGCGATTTTTACAAAAGAGTGCGCAAATTCGGGGAATTAAAATGCTAG
- a CDS encoding c-type cytochrome has translation MKKVIMALGVLAFANALMATDVKALAKGCVACHGVKFEKKALGKSKIVNMMSEAEIEKELMDFKNGANKNPVMTAQAKKLSDEDIKALAKYIPTLK, from the coding sequence ATGAAAAAGGTTATTATGGCTTTAGGCGTTTTAGCGTTCGCAAACGCTTTAATGGCAACAGATGTTAAAGCTCTTGCAAAAGGCTGTGTCGCTTGCCATGGGGTTAAATTTGAAAAAAAAGCTTTAGGCAAAAGCAAAATTGTCAACATGATGAGTGAAGCGGAAATTGAAAAAGAGCTTATGGATTTTAAAAACGGTGCCAACAAAAATCCTGTCATGACCGCGCAAGCTAAAAAATTAAGCGATGAAGACATCAAAGCTTTAGCCAAATACATCCCCACTCTCAAATAA
- a CDS encoding rhodanese-like domain-containing protein — protein sequence MLEDYAISLEEVNFNDFIVVDVRELDEYEELHLPNATLISVNDQEKLADFLSKHQDKKVLLHCRAGRRALDAAKSMHELGYTPYYLEGNVYDFEKYGFRMVYDDTCDKKDKKN from the coding sequence ATGCTTGAAGATTATGCAATCAGTTTAGAAGAAGTCAATTTCAATGATTTTATTGTCGTAGATGTGCGCGAATTGGACGAATATGAAGAATTGCATTTGCCTAACGCTACGCTCATTAGCGTCAATGACCAAGAAAAGCTCGCTGATTTTTTATCTAAGCACCAAGATAAAAAAGTGTTGCTCCATTGTAGGGCTGGCCGCAGGGCTTTAGATGCGGCTAAAAGCATGCATGAATTAGGCTATACGCCCTATTATTTAGAGGGCAATGTCTATGATTTTGAAAAATACGGCTTTAGAATGGTCTATGATGACACTTGCGACAAAAAAGATAAAAAAAACTAG
- a CDS encoding uroporphyrinogen-III synthase, translated as MREVVWVHSQRIAPYKTLILNELCYYPLELDPTPFNALIFTSKNAVFSLLETLKNSPKLKILQNIPAYALSEPTAKTLQDHHFKTAFIGKKAHGKGFAKEILPLLEKKSVLYLRAKEIASSLDTILLEHGIDFKQAVVYESKLKHLTLSERNALKPKEKSVLIFTAISHAKAFLHYFEFLENYTAISIGNTTALYLQEQGIPSYIAKKPSLEACLELALSLRIKEC; from the coding sequence ATGAGGGAGGTTGTATGGGTGCATTCTCAAAGAATCGCCCCTTATAAGACTCTCATTTTAAATGAATTGTGCTACTATCCCTTAGAATTAGATCCAACCCCTTTTAACGCTCTTATTTTCACTTCTAAAAATGCGGTGTTTTCCTTGCTAGAAACTCTAAAAAACAGCCCCAAACTCAAAATTTTACAAAACATTCCTGCTTACGCTTTGAGCGAACCCACCGCAAAAACTTTACAAGATCACCATTTTAAAACCGCCTTTATAGGGAAAAAAGCCCATGGCAAAGGGTTCGCTAAAGAAATCCTTCCTTTATTGGAAAAAAAAAGCGTTTTATATCTCAGGGCAAAAGAGATTGCCTCTTCTTTAGACACCATTCTTTTAGAGCATGGCATTGATTTCAAACAAGCCGTTGTTTATGAAAGCAAGCTCAAACATTTGACCTTAAGCGAACGAAACGCCCTAAAACCCAAAGAAAAGAGCGTTCTTATTTTTACCGCTATAAGCCATGCAAAAGCTTTCTTGCACTATTTTGAATTTTTAGAAAATTACACCGCTATAAGCATTGGCAACACGACCGCTCTTTATTTACAAGAACAAGGCATTCCAAGCTATATTGCCAAAAAGCCTTCCTTAGAAGCGTGTTTAGAGTTGGCTTTAAGTTTGAGAATTAAGGAATGTTAA
- the hemW gene encoding radical SAM family heme chaperone HemW produces MILYIHIPFCENKCGYCAFNSYENKHGLKEEYIQALCLDLKHALSQTDEPIESVFIGGGTPNTLSVESFERIFESIHRNANLSMDCEITTEANPELISKAWCQGLKDLGINRLSLGVQSFREDKLLFLERQHSKNIAPVIETILKSGIENVSIDLIYNTPLDNENSLKEELKLAKELPINHLSAYALSIEKNTNLEKNAKKPSCTHFDNIIKEVLEGFSFKQYEVSNYARNYQVKHHLAYWGAKDYLGCGAGAVGCVANERFYAKKLIENYIKDPLKRQVETLNKQDKRLEKLFLGLRCALGVELSFLDENKVRFLIEENKAFIKNNRLVASDFFMADEMALWLL; encoded by the coding sequence ATGATTTTATACATTCATATCCCCTTTTGTGAAAATAAATGCGGTTATTGCGCTTTCAATTCCTATGAAAATAAGCATGGGCTAAAAGAAGAATACATTCAAGCGCTATGCCTGGATTTAAAGCATGCCTTAAGCCAAACTGATGAACCCATTGAGAGCGTTTTTATTGGCGGCGGCACGCCCAACACTTTGAGCGTGGAGTCTTTTGAAAGGATTTTTGAAAGCATTCATCGCAATGCAAACTTGAGCATGGATTGTGAGATCACCACTGAAGCCAACCCCGAATTGATTTCTAAAGCTTGGTGTCAAGGCTTAAAAGATTTAGGGATCAACCGCTTGAGTTTAGGGGTGCAAAGTTTTAGAGAGGATAAATTATTGTTTTTAGAGCGCCAGCATTCCAAAAATATCGCTCCTGTAATAGAAACTATTTTAAAAAGCGGGATTGAAAATGTCAGCATTGATTTGATTTATAACACCCCATTAGACAATGAAAACTCTCTAAAAGAAGAACTAAAGCTCGCTAAAGAACTCCCTATCAACCACTTGAGCGCTTATGCTTTGAGCATTGAAAAAAACACGAATTTAGAAAAAAACGCCAAAAAACCCTCATGCACCCATTTTGACAATATAATAAAAGAGGTTTTAGAGGGCTTTTCTTTCAAGCAATACGAAGTGTCTAATTACGCTAGAAATTATCAAGTCAAGCACCATTTAGCTTACTGGGGGGCTAAAGATTATTTAGGGTGCGGGGCTGGGGCTGTAGGCTGCGTGGCGAATGAGCGTTTTTATGCGAAAAAACTCATAGAAAACTACATCAAAGACCCCCTAAAACGCCAAGTTGAGACGCTTAATAAACAAGACAAGCGCTTAGAAAAGCTGTTTTTAGGCCTAAGGTGCGCGCTGGGGGTTGAGCTTAGTTTCTTAGATGAAAATAAAGTAAGGTTTTTGATTGAAGAAAACAAGGCTTTCATTAAAAATAACCGATTGGTAGCGAGCGATTTTTTCATGGCCGATGAAATGGCTTTGTGGCTGTTGTAA
- a CDS encoding RNA pyrophosphohydrolase, which produces MLHKKYRPNVAAIIMSPDYPNACEVFIAERIDIEGAWQFPQGGIDEGETPLEALYRELLEEIGTNEIEILAQYPRWIAYDFPSNMEHKFYAFDGQKQRYFLVRLKHANNIDLNKHTPEFRAYRFIHLKDLLEKIVPFKRQVYRQVIAYFKREGYL; this is translated from the coding sequence ATGCTACATAAAAAATATCGTCCTAATGTTGCGGCCATTATCATGTCGCCAGACTACCCTAACGCATGCGAAGTTTTTATCGCCGAGCGCATAGATATTGAAGGGGCGTGGCAGTTCCCCCAAGGAGGCATTGATGAGGGCGAGACCCCTTTAGAAGCGCTTTATAGGGAATTATTAGAAGAAATTGGCACGAATGAAATAGAGATTTTAGCGCAATACCCCAGATGGATCGCCTATGATTTCCCAAGCAACATGGAGCATAAATTCTATGCGTTTGACGGGCAAAAGCAACGCTATTTTTTAGTGCGCCTAAAGCATGCTAACAACATTGATTTGAATAAACACACGCCAGAATTTAGGGCTTATCGATTCATTCATCTTAAGGATTTGCTTGAAAAAATCGTTCCCTTTAAACGCCAAGTGTACCGCCAGGTCATCGCTTATTTCAAAAGAGAGGGGTATTTATAG
- a CDS encoding aspartate kinase, translating into MLIVQKYGGTSMGSIERIHNVAQRVLESVKLGYQVVVVVSAMSGETDRLLEFGKNFSHNPNKREMDRIVSAGEWISSAALSMALERYGHRAISLSGKEAGILTSSHFQNAVIQSIDTKRITELLEKNYIVVIAGFQGADIQGETTTLGRGGSDLSAVALAGALKADLCEIYTDVDGVYTTDPRIEEKAQKIAQISYDEMLELASMGAKVLLNRSVELAKKLSVKLVTRNSFNHSEGTLIVAEKDFKGERMETPIVSGIALDKNQARVSMEGVEDRPGIAAEIFGALAEYRINVDMIVQTIGRDGKTDLDFTIVKTQIEETKQALKPFLAQMDSIDYDENIAKVSIVGVGMKSHSGVASIAFKALAKDNINIMMISTSEIKISVLIDIKYAELAVRTLHAVYQLDQ; encoded by the coding sequence GTGTTAATCGTTCAAAAATACGGCGGCACGAGCATGGGCAGCATAGAAAGGATCCACAATGTCGCTCAAAGGGTTTTAGAAAGCGTTAAATTAGGGTATCAAGTCGTGGTGGTCGTTTCTGCGATGAGCGGCGAAACGGACAGGCTTTTAGAATTTGGCAAGAATTTTAGCCATAACCCTAACAAGCGAGAAATGGACAGGATTGTGAGCGCGGGGGAATGGATTTCAAGCGCAGCTTTGAGCATGGCGTTAGAGAGGTATGGGCATAGAGCCATTTCATTGAGCGGGAAAGAAGCGGGTATTTTAACCAGTTCGCATTTTCAAAACGCCGTGATCCAATCCATTGACACTAAACGCATCACAGAGCTTTTAGAAAAAAACTACATTGTGGTGATCGCTGGGTTTCAAGGCGCTGATATTCAAGGCGAAACAACGACTTTAGGGCGTGGGGGGAGCGATTTGAGCGCGGTCGCTTTGGCCGGGGCTTTAAAAGCGGATCTGTGCGAAATCTATACGGATGTGGATGGCGTTTATACCACCGATCCGCGCATTGAAGAAAAGGCTCAAAAAATCGCGCAAATCAGCTATGATGAAATGCTTGAACTGGCTTCTATGGGGGCTAAAGTGTTGTTAAACCGCTCGGTAGAATTGGCCAAAAAACTCAGCGTGAAATTAGTGACTCGCAATTCGTTTAACCATAGCGAAGGCACGCTCATTGTGGCTGAAAAAGACTTTAAAGGAGAACGCATGGAAACCCCTATAGTGAGTGGGATCGCATTGGATAAGAATCAGGCTCGTGTGAGCATGGAGGGCGTGGAAGATCGGCCAGGCATTGCCGCTGAAATCTTTGGCGCTTTAGCGGAGTATCGCATTAATGTGGATATGATAGTCCAAACGATCGGCAGAGACGGCAAAACCGATTTGGATTTTACGATCGTCAAAACCCAAATAGAAGAAACCAAGCAAGCCTTAAAGCCTTTTTTAGCGCAAATGGATTCCATTGATTATGATGAAAATATCGCTAAAGTTTCCATAGTGGGCGTGGGCATGAAGTCGCATTCTGGGGTAGCGAGTATCGCTTTTAAAGCCCTAGCCAAAGACAATATCAATATCATGATGATTTCTACAAGCGAGATTAAAATTTCGGTTTTGATTGACATTAAATACGCTGAATTAGCGGTTAGAACTTTGCATGCGGTGTATCAATTAGATCAATGA
- the crcB gene encoding fluoride efflux transporter CrcB, with translation MNFVFLWAALGGAIGSSLRYFVGKMMPSKFLMFESFPLGTFSVNIIGCFVIGFMGHLAVKKVFGDDFGIFFVTGVLGGFTTFSSYGLDTLKLLQKSQYIEAVSYALGTNILGLIGVAIGWLLAKNFVGIN, from the coding sequence ATGAATTTTGTCTTTTTATGGGCCGCTTTAGGGGGGGCTATAGGGAGTTCGTTAAGGTATTTTGTGGGCAAAATGATGCCCAGTAAATTTTTAATGTTTGAAAGTTTTCCTTTAGGGACTTTTAGCGTGAATATCATAGGGTGTTTTGTCATCGGCTTTATGGGGCATTTGGCTGTTAAAAAGGTTTTTGGTGATGATTTTGGGATTTTCTTTGTAACTGGGGTTTTAGGGGGTTTTACGACCTTTTCTTCTTATGGGTTAGACACTTTAAAACTCTTGCAAAAATCCCAATACATTGAAGCCGTTTCCTATGCCTTAGGCACTAACATTTTAGGGCTTATTGGGGTAGCCATTGGTTGGCTTTTGGCTAAAAATTTTGTAGGCATTAATTAA
- a CDS encoding FAD-binding and (Fe-S)-binding domain-containing protein, which translates to MEENYDAFFTEASGFLNERIFKDYLRRLAYGIDASCYRYIPKIVAWVKDEEEVQKLCVLAQKHSVTLTFRAAGSSLSGQAVCDGVLVVVAHFFKDAKILDNATSIQLSCGVIGSNANALLKPYHKKIGPDPSTINTAMIGGIVANNASGMCCGVEQNSYKTLKSLRVILADGTLLDTANHKSVENFKNARKDLIEGVLNLRKEILEDKELHALIKKKYEIKNTTGYSLNALIDFEDPIEIISHLFIGSEGTLGFISSVELECVKDYAYKTCALLFYENLESCAKAAQILAVLKAKQPEMISSAELMDYACLKSVKGLEGMPRVILEIKEPNACLLIQSESDDPLILENNMQTILNALNAIPVVLDSQISSDPNVYQSWWKIRKGIFPIAASKRKSQSSVIIEDICFSQENFVEGAKAIEGLLKKHGFKDNGIIFGHALSGNLHFVVTPILENEAEGKAFENLVSDMFLMVSKSSGSIKAEHGTGRMVAPFVEMEWGEKAYKIHKQIKELFDPNGLLNPDVIITNDKEIHTKNLKSIYPIEEHLDMCMECGFCERICPSKDLSLTPRQRIVIHREVERLKERVSHGHNEDQVLLDELLKESEYLAHATCAVCHMCSTLCPLKIDTGSIALNHYQKNPKGEKIASKILNHMQTTTSMARFSLKSARLVQNLIGSHNLVSLTKGIKKFIKPFPKAFHYMPKNNAYPLENKTLKSEEKVIYFSTCINRSFAPSTKMADKRCIQEVFESLCQKAKVSVVYPNGLDALCCGKAFINYTDLTKQNNEKNHAIFLQLSDNGKIPIVLDHSACSTHFFKQMKAYKDLKVYDLSVYIEEVLSPKLKFNPINEDIGLYTMCALKLENKEELLFNLAKKCTLGEIVIHKETGCCGFAGNKGFFTPELNESALNGFQAFYQSYDLKRGFSTSSTCEIGLSEKTRFAWQHIAYLVDACTL; encoded by the coding sequence GTGGAAGAAAATTATGATGCTTTTTTTACCGAAGCGAGTGGGTTTTTAAACGAGCGGATTTTTAAGGATTATTTACGCCGTTTGGCTTATGGCATTGATGCGTCATGTTATCGTTATATCCCTAAAATAGTCGCTTGGGTGAAAGATGAAGAAGAAGTCCAAAAGCTTTGTGTTTTAGCACAAAAACACAGCGTAACTCTGACTTTTAGAGCGGCTGGGAGTTCCTTATCAGGGCAAGCGGTCTGTGATGGGGTGCTGGTGGTGGTTGCGCATTTTTTCAAAGACGCTAAAATTTTAGACAACGCTACAAGCATTCAGCTCTCATGCGGAGTCATAGGAAGCAACGCGAACGCTTTATTGAAACCTTATCATAAAAAAATAGGCCCGGATCCCTCTACGATAAACACCGCTATGATAGGGGGGATTGTCGCTAATAACGCTAGCGGGATGTGTTGTGGGGTGGAGCAAAACAGCTACAAAACCCTAAAATCCTTAAGAGTGATTTTAGCTGATGGCACGCTTTTAGACACGGCCAATCATAAGAGCGTTGAGAATTTCAAAAACGCGCGTAAAGATTTGATTGAAGGGGTTTTGAATTTAAGAAAAGAGATTTTAGAAGACAAAGAATTGCATGCTCTAATTAAGAAAAAATACGAGATCAAAAACACCACCGGCTATAGCTTAAACGCTCTCATTGATTTTGAAGATCCGATTGAAATCATTAGCCATTTGTTCATAGGCTCTGAGGGGACTTTAGGCTTTATTTCAAGCGTGGAATTAGAATGCGTGAAAGACTACGCTTACAAAACTTGCGCGTTATTGTTTTATGAAAATTTAGAGTCATGCGCCAAAGCCGCTCAAATTCTAGCCGTTTTAAAAGCCAAACAACCTGAAATGATTTCTTCAGCAGAGCTTATGGATTATGCGTGCTTAAAAAGCGTGAAAGGTTTGGAGGGCATGCCTAGAGTGATTTTAGAAATCAAAGAGCCTAACGCATGCTTACTCATTCAAAGCGAAAGCGATGATCCTTTAATTTTAGAAAACAACATGCAAACGATTTTAAACGCCTTGAATGCGATACCGGTCGTTTTAGATTCTCAAATCAGCAGTGATCCTAATGTTTATCAATCATGGTGGAAGATCAGAAAAGGCATTTTCCCTATCGCAGCGTCAAAAAGGAAAAGCCAAAGCTCTGTGATCATTGAAGACATCTGCTTCAGTCAAGAAAATTTTGTAGAGGGGGCAAAAGCGATTGAGGGGCTTTTAAAAAAACATGGCTTTAAGGATAATGGCATTATTTTTGGGCATGCGTTAAGCGGGAATTTGCACTTTGTCGTTACGCCGATTTTAGAAAATGAAGCTGAAGGGAAGGCGTTTGAAAATTTAGTTTCTGACATGTTTTTAATGGTGAGCAAAAGCTCTGGCTCTATTAAAGCCGAGCATGGCACAGGCAGGATGGTAGCCCCTTTTGTGGAAATGGAGTGGGGAGAAAAAGCCTATAAAATCCATAAACAAATCAAAGAATTGTTTGATCCTAATGGCCTTTTAAACCCTGATGTGATCATCACAAACGATAAAGAAATCCACACTAAAAATTTAAAGAGCATTTACCCTATTGAAGAGCATTTGGACATGTGCATGGAATGCGGGTTTTGTGAAAGGATTTGCCCCAGTAAAGATTTATCTTTAACGCCACGACAACGAATCGTTATCCACAGAGAGGTAGAGCGCTTAAAAGAAAGGGTCAGTCATGGTCATAATGAAGATCAAGTTTTATTAGATGAGCTTTTAAAAGAGTCTGAATATTTAGCGCACGCCACTTGTGCGGTGTGCCATATGTGTTCTACCCTATGCCCTTTAAAAATTGATACCGGGAGCATCGCCCTAAATCATTATCAAAAAAACCCTAAAGGCGAAAAGATTGCTTCAAAGATCCTTAATCACATGCAAACAACCACAAGCATGGCTCGTTTTTCTTTAAAAAGCGCTCGCTTAGTTCAAAACCTCATAGGCTCTCACAACTTAGTGAGCCTAACCAAAGGGATTAAAAAGTTCATCAAACCCTTCCCTAAAGCCTTTCATTACATGCCCAAAAACAACGCCTATCCTTTAGAAAATAAAACGCTTAAGAGCGAAGAAAAAGTCATTTATTTCAGCACCTGCATCAACCGCTCGTTTGCTCCATCAACCAAAATGGCGGATAAAAGATGCATTCAAGAAGTGTTTGAATCCTTATGCCAAAAAGCCAAGGTTTCTGTGGTGTATCCTAATGGATTGGATGCGCTTTGTTGCGGGAAAGCCTTTATCAATTACACCGACTTAACCAAGCAGAACAACGAAAAAAACCATGCGATTTTTTTACAATTAAGCGATAACGGCAAGATACCGATCGTTTTAGACCATAGCGCATGTTCGACGCATTTTTTCAAGCAAATGAAAGCTTATAAGGATTTGAAAGTCTATGATTTGAGCGTCTATATTGAAGAAGTTCTAAGCCCTAAATTAAAATTCAACCCCATTAACGAAGACATAGGGCTATACACGATGTGCGCTTTAAAGTTAGAAAATAAAGAAGAGTTGTTATTCAATTTGGCTAAAAAATGCACTTTAGGCGAGATTGTTATCCACAAAGAGACGGGTTGTTGCGGCTTTGCGGGGAATAAGGGCTTTTTTACCCCTGAATTGAACGAGAGCGCTTTAAACGGCTTTCAAGCGTTTTACCAATCCTATGATCTTAAAAGGGGCTTTTCCACTTCTAGCACTTGCGAGATCGGTTTGAGTGAAAAAACCCGATTTGCTTGGCAGCATATCGCTTATTTAGTGGATGCTTGCACGCTTTAA